Below is a genomic region from Ascaphus truei isolate aAscTru1 chromosome 8, aAscTru1.hap1, whole genome shotgun sequence.
GCTACTAAAGCTTTTCTCACATACATTACATGCATATGGTTTTTCTTTTGTGTGGACTCTAAGATGCGCCCGTAGTTGTGTGCTGCAGGAAAAGCTTTTCCAACACACAGTGCAGTGCCAGGATTTCTCTCCTGTGTGGACCTTGCGGTGTTTAACTAGATTTGAGCTGCTGCTGAAGCATTTCCCACACTCGCTGCATGTGTAGGGCTTTTCGCTTGTGTGGATTCTCTTGTGTGTTATAAGATGTGAGTTCTGCGTAAAGGTTTTCCCACATTCGGTGCAGGTGTATGGCTTCACTTGAGCATGGACTCTAAGGTGTCTAAATAGACTTGAGCTTTGAGTAAAGCATTTTCCACATTCACTGCATATGTATGGCCTTTCCCCAGTGTGGGTTCTTTGATGAACTGTATAATTTGGTTTTCTGTGAAAAGTTTTACCACAATCCGTACACGTATATTTCGCTTGAATGTTCTTGAAGTTGTTCACGGTTTCTGAATTCTCCTTGATGCATTTCTCTttccaagatttttttttctttcttattttgtGCTTTCTGTGGTTATCTGCATGGGTGTTTGTGAGCTTTCCTTTTCCTACGAGATTTAATTCATTTGGGGAATACCTTGCAGTTGTTTTGCACTTCCTTCTTGGTTTAGATGGGACCCTGCTGTTTCCTTCCTGATTGTTGTCGTTTTTTTGATGACTGCTATTTTCCATAGTCAGTTTGGGGAATAAGCACGTGTGCAAAATACTTCGTTTCCACTCATGGGATCCTCTGCTCGAAAAGAAGACACATTAGGTAAAGACTATATAAAGTTAGTTAAAGTGTAGTCTCTCCTAGCACCAAAGTGAACGAATAGCAGTGGCATGCCAATAGTGGGTAATTAACacctaaaaaaagaagaaaagaaaaagacaatTATAGGTATTTCTATaggcagtgctcgacaaacccggtcgcccactcgccaggtgcgaacggaaattggccggtggccagctacttttttccCCTGATCTgcggaaatttaaaaaaataaataacaaaaaaaaatatcctcctggctgattggccaattggtcgtgacacggaatggagcccttctctgcagttgtaagtaatggctgctcctgtccctgtctcctgctcgcgcttcccccctcatccgctcctgtccccgtggctgctttgcgcggggcaggagatgacagcggggtaTTTCCCCCCGTCCCGcgtgccctccggttccgctcctgtccccgtggctgcacgcccgtggcaggagatgacagcggggaattTTCACCCCCCGAACCCGCTTCCCCtctggtctccgctcctgtccccgtggctgctcgcgcggggcaggagatgacaacaggggatttcgtgtgtgtgtgtgtgtgtgtgtgtgtgtgtgtgtgtgtgtgtgtgtgtgtgtgtgtatgagagagagagagagagagagagagagagagagagagagagagagagagagagagagagagagagagagagagagagagagagagagagagagagagaacgaacgtgtaggacaccagtcagtcatccccccacccagtcagtcatacccccaccccacccagtcagtcatacccccccccacccagtcagtcatacccccccccacccagtcagtcataagtgTAAGTcatacccagtcagtcataccccccgacccagtcagtcatacccccccaacccccacccagtcagtcctaccccccacccagtcatacccccccacccagtcaccccccccccacccagtcagtcaaaagtcagtcatcccacccccttgcccagtcgcccagtcaccccacccagtcagacagtcagtaatccccacccagtcagacatcCCCCCACCTGTCACCCCATCCccctacccagtcaccccatccccccacccagtcaccctctctccgtctctctctcaccctctctccatctctctcaccctctctctccgtctctctcaccctctctctgtctcacaatctggatctggatattttatttaccctgtatatcttaactgccctatactacaccgaaataacctatactgctttcttccagatctgactcaagcttcacacagaagacattggaatcccccgtaacccagaacacacacacacacacacggactaattgtagtataatttaatacaataaataaatttatgtcaaaaacgaatgttcttactaggaatttattcaatttatttcatttatgtttttttaaatgcggggctgggggcaggATTAGaggcgggattgggggcgggactagaggcgggactagaggcggggttggggcgggactaggtggcgagtagattttttggttcggcgagtagatttttgggtgatttgtcaagcaagTATTtctaaacatatattttttacttttaaaTAAACACTATTCTGTAACTGTTTGAAGCATCTCACTGATCAAACTATTAAAAACTGTTCTACTGTACACCCATATAAAATGCCATATTTTACATGTTGTAATTTTCAAAGAATGATCCATAACATTGATGTTTAAGTTTCAAACAAATACTTTCAAGGTTTTTTACAACCTTTAAATAATATATTTCGGTAAAAGGACTGTTTGTTAATCCTTCGATGTACaggtattttatttttcttttgtctttggtTTATAAAGTAGTTCTGATGCGATCTTTCATCAGACAGATACACATAATTTGCTAACAAGCACTGGTTCAAAAGAACCATCATTTTTCACAGGATACAAATAAGCAATTATTCACTTAAAGGatgattgaatctttctaagaCAGATAATTACTAAAGGCGCAGTACCATATAGTGATATATTTTATAGGTTAAAGCAGGGTTCTCCTTCAGCTGAGCAGGAGCGACAGTTTGGGCCAGTATATTTTCCAATACTCTCGGCCTCTCACTGCCGTTCACCCACTACCTTATTACTGCGTATTTCTCGCCCTGTTACACTTTATTTGCACATTCAGGTTGCGCCCCAGTGTCCTCACTTTCTAAAGCAGGGGACcgcaatctttttttccctgcgccccctgccggctgttcccctctctgcgccaccccccgccccccacctctTACCTTGCCTCTGGCATTGTCATTGTGATGTAACATGACCTCACGGCATAATTTGCCGCATCTACagaagcaaggtaagtgcagtttacagaggccttcgccgcttccccgacacttaatttaagtgcccttGGGAAGCGTGCGAGGCCCCTGTAAACcccagctgctgctgttcctagatgtcgccgccaccctgcaggtaagtgccaaaccagGTAtccgggtacccggccgggtagaactattgattttggccgggtacccgtttttTTCAAATCTCACTACAACAATTAGTAGTTATTATAGAGTACTACACTTTGAAAGGGTGCACAAGTGGTGCTCAGTCAGTAGTACAGTACTACACTTTGAAGGGTGCACAAGGAACACAGGGGGACCCAAATTCCCCCTCTATTTTGATTTTGTTAGTGGCTCTCATGCACTCATCTATGGTAGTCCCTGTCCTTGATTGAGTGAATTACCACGTTATTTAAATGTCCCAGCtgatagaggtggggataggaGGGGAACTCTTCGTCCAATCCTTGGGCCGAGACATCATGAGTAGTCGGCGTCCTAGAAGTCACCGACGCCCTCTCGTATACCCGGATGCGGAGCCGATGCGATCAACAAGCAACATATGGCCAGTGTAGCAAcccaggaggaagggagaggagggagaactcCACATTCAATCCCTGAACAGGAATGCCATCACTTACATTtgaaagctgttgctgtgaacccacaacatgtggccaaaggagctctcaatgcgagtgaaacagggcatccttaggctgcaaaaaaaaaaggaaatccatcagagagatagcaggaacattaggagtggccaaatcaacagtttggtacattctgagaaaaaagaacgcactggtgagctctgcaacacaaaaaggcctggacagaagacaacagtggtggatgatcgtaggatttccatggtaaagaaaaaccccttcacaacatccagccaagtgaagaacactctccaggaggtaggcatatcattatccaagtctaccataaagagaagacttcacgagagcaaatataaaggtttcaccacaaggtgcaaaccattcataagcctcaagaatagaaaggccagattagactttgccaaacaatatctaaaaaagcctgCCCAGTTCtgcaacagcattctttggacagatgaaactaagatcaacctgtaccagaatgatgggaagaaaaaagtatggagaaggtttggaatggctcatgatccgaagcataccacatctgtaaaacatggtggagtcagtgtgatggcatgggcatgcatggcttacaatggcactgggtcactagtgtttattgatgatgtgacagaagactgaagcagccggatgaattctgaagtgtataggaatatattgtctgctcagattcagccaaattcagcgaagttgattggacggcgcttcactttagatggacaatgacccaaaacatactgcgaaagcaacccatgagttttttaaggcaaagaagtggaatattctgcaatggccgagtcaatcacctgatctcaacccgatcaagcatgtatttcacttgctgaagacaaaacttaacgcagaaagacccacaaacaaacaacaactgaagacagctgcagtaaaggcctggcaaagcatcacaaaggagaaaacccagcgtctggtgatgtccatgcgttccagacttcaagcagtcattgcctgcaaaggattctcgacaaagtattaaaaatgaacattttattgatgattgtgttaatttgtccaattacatttgagcccctgaaataaggggacagtGTATCAAAATGTTTGCAATTCCAaaatgtttcatacgatatttttgttcaaccccttgaattaaagctgaaagtctgcacttctattgcatctcggttgtttaatttcaaatccattcttgtggcgtacagagccaaaattatgaaaattgtgtcagtgtccaattatttccggacccaacTGTACCTATACATCTCTTGGAAAacggttatttagttaaccctttggccaaagcgtataagcctgcgagccacatcaaggcatgaccaaattcgcaggtcctaacactaactgattaaaattcttatttacctctataattagaagaCCAATTTGGAAATAAGGAATAATTTGGGATTACATTTTTGCAGGAAAAGATGtgtaacctcctgttgtccggcctttctgcctctcacctgtaatctatcctaaacgctgctgccagaatcacactactctttcctaaatctgtctcagcattttccctgctgaaatcactctcctggcttccggtcaaatcccgcatctcgcactaaattctcctcacttttaaagctttacactcttctgcccctccttacatctcagccctaatttctcgctatgcaccatcccgactcttgcgttcttctcaaggatgtcttctctctacccactttgtatctaaagccctctgccgtcttaaacctctcactgactgccccgcacctctggaatgcccttcccctcaatacccgactatcaccctctctatccacccttaagacccaccttaagacacacttgcttaaagaaacatatgagtagcaccgtggctaatactatacgcatAATACAtcaaacttggccccctgcagacgcacttaccagaatgccctcccactatctctgtacgttcttcctacctaccaattagattgtaagctcctcagagcagggactcctcttcctaaatgttacttttatgtctgatgcacttattcccatgacctgttatttatattatttgttatttatatgattgtcgcgtattactactgtgaagcgctatgtacattaatggtgctatataaaggcatacaatacaaGATAAataggcagtctttaaaacatttttagaaaggCACACTTATACGTGTGTATTATTAGTGTGTACCTGTAATGAGAATGGAGTTTTGCTGTGTTTCTGatggccaaggtgcatgatgggttaacttttgtctCTTACAGATATGCATAAATGTAGTTGCCTTTTGCTGTGAACAGGATACAGGTGGAAAATAACTGCTGAAATAGTGTGTTATGAGAAGCGTGACTATCGCTGTACTGCCCTGGTTCTCATAGCTGGGATGTTGGCTGAATGCCTTGATTTGTTCCGTGATCACATT
It encodes:
- the LOC142501620 gene encoding uncharacterized protein LOC142501620, with product MENSSHQKNDNNQEGNSRVPSKPRRKCKTTARYSPNELNLVGKGKLTNTHADNHRKHKIRKKKKSWKEKCIKENSETVNNFKNIQAKYTCTDCGKTFHRKPNYTVHQRTHTGERPYICSECGKCFTQSSSLFRHLRVHAQVKPYTCTECGKTFTQNSHLITHKRIHTSEKPYTCSECGKCFSSSSNLVKHRKVHTGEKSWHCTVCWKSFSCSTQLRAHLRVHTKEKPYACNVCEKSFSSSSNLVTHQRVHTGERPYVCKECEKRFTQSSALIQHLKTHAKERPCVCTECGKCFTDDASLVRHQKVHTDEKLYTCSECGKSFSGNSALVRHQRVHSGERPYSCADCGKTFKDKSAVVRHSKIHIEEKSFACTDCAEVLSDSLSLLIHMRTHTQVKVQ